In Pristis pectinata isolate sPriPec2 chromosome 2, sPriPec2.1.pri, whole genome shotgun sequence, the sequence gaagtgttacCCTGCCGTGGAGATGGAGGCTCGCGTGTTGCTGCTACTTTTCACCCTGAGCTGTCTGCTCGCTGCTGCGGGGGCTGCTGATGTGACTGAGCCGCTGGGGGAGAGCGGCTCCGCCGCCGCCCCAGGGGAAGAGCAACTGTACCCGCAACGTGCAGGTGAGTGGAGGGCAGAGGCTGTCCCGGACACGGACTGGGTGACAGCTGGGGAATGCTGTAGGGTGTGCGGGACCTGAGGCAGGAGATGTGTTCACCGGTCTGCTTTAGGTTTTCTACGTTCTAGTTTCCCTTTGAGGAGTGGTTTAATTCAGAAATTAATTTGGTGACTATGTAATCTCTCATTGCCTGCTGTCTTTATTTTGTCACTTGCTCCAAGTGGCTTATCTCTGCGTAGGTACAGGCTTTAGGTTTTTAAACCTGTTCTGCCGTTCATTGATCAATGCAGTCCATTTACCGCGGTGCCATTTTCCCGCATTATCTGCATGCTGTCGTTCCAGAAACCTATTGAGTTGAATACAATACTATCTACCAGTTATTCTTTCTGCAGCCAGGAGAGAGATTATGGTGCTTGGCCACTCTCTAAAATTGCCCATATCCCCTTTGAAACCTCAACCTTTCCCGGACTCTCTCACGAGGTTTTGTATCCCCAAATCTGGGgtatgccagtggtggagagggtggaCGTGAGGTTATTTAGCCAAATCTTTGCAGATTGATTTCTGCCCCTGCACAGTTCCTTGCACCACCAGCCCCAGCCTCCATCTCTGAGATTCATCACCATTTTGCATTTTTCTGAGTCACTTTTCAATCCATGTGGGTGTATTGTTATGAACTGTTTTCTAATTGTGTCAACCGACCACCCGTGCAGGTCCTGGAAAGACGACAAATCCAGCTATACCTCCACTGGCTCCCCCTCATCTATTCTCTTAGCAGTACTCTCCAAGGACTACAATGAATCAATCAAACACGATTATTCCATACTTCCTCTGCTGAATCCTGTTCTCCAAGGTTTTCATTGTTGTAGTCCTCACTACAGACTGCTCTCCACTGAGGTCAGACTAACTGgtggtttcctgttttctctcactCAAACAGTGGTGTTGTGTTGAATGTTGATTTGAACATAACTAAGATATTTTGGATCTGCCTGATACAATCTTTGTTTTAAtactcagtggtagggaaaaaaaactgctttgtTGTTTTCAATAATTGAGGCAACTCTTCTGCTTCCAACAGTTGAAACAAATGCCTGTCTGCACCACATATCAGATGCAGGATGTGAtacttttcaatgtctggaaaacACAACCTCTAAACTAGATGACCCCTTGCATGAAATCTGCACAGACTTTCTTCAGAATGCAGGCAATTTTGATATACAGGTGAGTTTGGAGGCATTATGATTTCACTCCTTACACTCAAATACTGAATCACTTTTGTTGTCATGGTGAATTATTTTGCAACTGGGTAAAATTTGAGATGGGAAATAGGTGTCAAAATTGCACCTTGATATTAAAATTAAGTTGCAGTAAAGTTCCTCAAAGGAAAATCATAATTCAGTCCCTATCCAGAATTGCTGTGCAAGTCATATTGGAGAATGCATGAAGATGTGTTCAGTTTATGGAAAAGGTGTGCTTGCAATGGTACATCATGCAAAGTTACCAGATAATTCTAATTGAATGTTCATTGACAAAAGTTCTTTTCAGCTTTGTCTTGAGCTTGTTGCCTTTTGGGATGAGAGGATGTAACACTGCTGTGGTGTTTCAGACTGCTGGAAGGGCTAATTTGAATGCTTGCACTTGAGGCCTCAATCTCTGCTATAGATTAACTTTGTCTGCTTGGTAGAGGTTTTTAAGTCAATACTGTATATGGAAGTTAAATAGCTCATGTGGTTAGAATGTGCTGCTGCTTCTCTTCACACCTGTGTATGAAGTAGTAACTGACCAAGAGGAAGTGGGAATGCCTTGATTTGTGTACTTTGTCcccttccagggaaaacaattcaaAGATTTCCTGAAGTGCAGTGCCATTGGGATCAAGTCCAGATTCAGCAGCAGTGTTACCAGATGTGCTGCAGTGCAAAGGATCCTTGTTCATGTGCAAGCAAAATGTTACCAGCAACATAACATCTGTGCTGCATCAAACAGCAATATTGATGCTTTAGTGAACACGATTGATCTTAACAAAATACATATGAATGGGTGAGTAAATATTGATTTTATTGCATGTAGTCACTACCATAAGACAATCAAGCTCCTGATTTGGTTGGAATGGTTTAACGTAGTATTTGCCCAAACTTTGTTGCCAGAAATGGCTTCATTGGCACTTGGTGTCCTGTCCTGCATTTAACTGGACAATCTGTTTTGGGACAGGTGAGGGAGTAGTATTATAAAGTGTGCTTACTGGCAAACCCTGACCTTAAATTTCAATGCATTCAGCACAATACCAAGAACATTTTGGATACTGAATTTCAACCACTGAGGTACTTGCTTACTGGCCTCCCAGCCTATATGTAATTCAAGTGGGAATTCTTATTTTTAAGCAATTTGTAACAGAACAGCTGCTCCAGCAAAATCAAAGCTCTGACCTAATAAATCAAAATTACAGGACTGAACTTTTccctaatttatttttcaaatcaaTGGCAAATCTGTCTACCATAGTTCAGAACTTTGAAACAATCCCAGGTGACATTTAGAGTACATCCCTTGCAACCTCAATTCCTGGAGTTCTGGTGAGCCACTTTTCTGATGGACAAACATTCATCCAAATAATTCCATGCCCAACTCTGTCCCAGTTGAGTTGAACTGGAGACTCTGGCTTTGAGTCTATGAACACTTTCTCAACTGAAGAAACTTGTCACACTTCAGGGAAGGATGGTGCACAAAGCCCTGAAGTGATAAACATCACACCATTACCAATAGGGGCTAAATTACCAGCAccaccctctctttctctccgccccccccccaccccccccccccaccaatccctcTGTTTGGCTTGTGCTGCCTTCATTGCAGGCCTAATGAATTGTGACATGTGACTAATTTGTATTGAGATGAGACTTCTGGATGTTGATTTCAGACTTGGTTAAGACTTTGctagcagtttttgtttcagatatatTGATCATTGTCCCATATGGTGCAACTTAAATCCTTTAACTGCCATGAGTTGCCTGATCCAAATGTAATGCATAATTCCTATATTTAACAGGGCATACTTGGAATATGTGAGGTTCCTGTTTGACTGTGGTAACAACATTACTGTTGCCATAAGAAGTCATCTGCAGTCTTGACTTGGTTCATCTTTTAGTATTCTGAGGGAATTATTGCTAGATTCTTGTACCATAATGGAGACAAACCTTCATCTATTACTGAAGGACATGTTCTACTTGATGACAATACCACTCAAGAAGACAACTGGAAATGAGGAAACAAAAGAGCCTAGATGCGGGATTAACTGTTGTGGTACACAGTAATGAGATGCTATTAGTGCATTTGACTTGCTTGCTGTGAATATCTGGTGTTGGTGAATTTTAAAGTCATTCATTCATGCATGATCAACTCTTCAAATGATACTTGATACCCATTTCAAATGCCACTAACTGCCCTGGATGTTTTTGATTGCTGTTAGCACAATATACCTCCCAATTTCTGATTGCATTATTTCCTGACATTGTAAGAACTGGAAAAGATGTTGTACAAATGTTTGCTCAAGTGACATTAAACATTGGTTCATTTCAATTTCATgttatgtttctttttccaaactATTGGCATTTGTTGAGTTGGCATTCGTTGAGTTGGTAGTTTTCAGCTGGGAAAActttcaggctgcatctgtactGGTCTTCATGAAGAGAGTCATTGCAAGGAATAATTTTGCATTGTTTGAAAGCACAAGGGAATGTTTCATAATTCTGGACTGGAACCTGTTTGGAATTCCCTGTGGATAATGGTCTGATGTGGC encodes:
- the LOC127585768 gene encoding stanniocalcin-2-like — its product is MNCYPAVEMEARVLLLLFTLSCLLAAAGAADVTEPLGESGSAAAPGEEQLYPQRAVETNACLHHISDAGCDTFQCLENTTSKLDDPLHEICTDFLQNAGNFDIQGKQFKDFLKCSAIGIKSRFSSSVTRCAAVQRILVHVQAKCYQQHNICAASNSNIDALVNTIDLNKIHMNGAYLEYVRFLFDCGNNITVAIRSHLQS